Proteins from a genomic interval of Poecile atricapillus isolate bPoeAtr1 chromosome 1, bPoeAtr1.hap1, whole genome shotgun sequence:
- the ESD gene encoding S-formylglutathione hydrolase, with the protein MALKQVSSNKCFEGFQKVFEHDSAELKCKMKFGIYLPPKAETGKCPVLYWLSGLTCTEQNFITKAAFQQAAAEHGLIVVAPDTSPRGCNIEGEDESWDFGTGAGFYVDATEDPWKTNYRMYSYVKDELPKLINANFPTDPERMSVFGHSMGGHGALILALKNPGKYKSVSAFAPICNPMQCQWGKKALGGYLGPDASKWEAYDATQLVKSYSGSRLDILIDQGKDDQFLSAGQLLPDNFIAACTERKIPVVFRLQQGYDHSYFFIASFINDHIKHHAKYLNA; encoded by the exons ATGGCACTGAAACAGGTTTCCAGCAACAAATGCTTTGAAGGTTTCCAGAAGGTGTTTGAACACGACAG TGCAGAgctaaaatgcaaaatgaaatttggAATCTACTTGCCTCCAAAAGCAGAAACTGGGAAGTGTCCTGTGCTGTATTGGCTCTCAG GGCTGACCTGCACAGAACAGAATTTTATAACGAAAGCCGCGTTTCAACAAGCGGCAGCCGAGCACGGCCTTATTGTTGTGGCACCAGACACAAGCCCAC GTGGCTGCAATATTGAAGGAGAAGATGAAAGCTGGGATTTTGGCACCGGTGCTGGTTTTTATGTGGATGCTACTGAAGATCCTTGGAAGACAAACTACAGGATGTATTCCTACGTGAAGGATGAG CTGCCTAAACTAATAAATGCCAATTTTCCAACTGACCCTGAACGGATGTCTGTTTTTGGGCATTCCATGGGAGGTCATGGAGCTCTTATTCTTGCTCTGAAGAATCCTGGGAAGTACAAA TCTGTGTCAGCATTTGCTCCGATCTGCAACCCAATGCAGTGTCAGTGGGGAAAGAAAGCCCTTGGTGGATATCTGGGACCAGATGCAAGCAAATGGGAG gcATATGATGCTACACAGCTTGTGAAGTCCTACTCGGGCTCCCGCCTCGACATCTTGATTGACCAAGGCAAAGATGACCAGTTCCTGTCTGCGGGCCAGTTACTGCCTGACAACTTCATCGCTGCCTGCACCGAGCGGAAAATCCCAGTAGTCTTCAGACTGCAGCAG gGTTACGATCACAGCTATTTTTTCATTGCTTCATTTATTAATGACCACATCAAACACCATGCAAAATACCTCAATGCTTGA